In Heyndrickxia vini, the sequence ATCCTACCGTGTTCGGACTCGTTATTTCCGCTTCCGGTGCTGGAGGAATTGTTTGTGGAATTATATTCGGTTTGCGAAAACAATGGAATAAACGAGGGATTTTAACCTATATAAGTGTGGCATTAAGCGGTTTATCACTTTTGTTATTACCAGCCGTAGCGAGTATTCCTTTCATCATGTTTTTGATGTTTTTGAACGGTGCCTGCAATATGTTTTTCGGCCTTATTTGGGAAACAAGTCTCCAAGAACTTGTGCCTGAAGAAAAATTCGGCAGAGTTGCAAGTTTAGATATGCTAGGTTCCTTTGCTTTATTGCCGGTTGGTTATCTTTTAACTGGCTGGGCAGCAGAAGGAATTGGCGAAATTACGACACTCCTCACTTTTAGTTCAATCATTGTGTTGATTGCCGTATTGGTTCTTTTTCATAAGAGGATTCGAGCATTTAATTAAAAAAGCGGACAACGTTTAGATTCGTTGTCCCAAAAAAAAGCAGTGATTTCCTTATTTTTCGTGAATAACGGAATCACTGTCCACTAAATTTTTTAACATTCCTTCGGACATTGCTCAAGATTTTCGTTAGACAAAATTTCGATTGCCTTTCTTATATTAGATACGTTTATATAAATGATATTGTTTTCCCCCACATAAAAGGATTTAAGCTTTGTCTTGCACCAAAGACTGCCAATTACTCGATTGTATCCCCCAGGAATTCCCGCAGGTATGGTAGAAAGTGCAATCACTTTTTCCTCTTTAAATCGAACTTGTAAAGATTTAAGGGTTTTTACCACTACGGAAAGATCTTCTGCACTTTCCGATTCAGATGAGCCTACTACGAGTCTAACAAAATTAGCATTTCTAGCATCTTTAGTAGTAAAAAAGGCAGCAATGTTAACCGAATTCTCAGCTATCCCGCTCAAAATACAGCTGAGGGTTACATCATCGACCATGAACGTAAACTGTGTTCTTAATTTAATTCCCGGTTGACTTACCTGTGAATGATTCATATTCTCCACATCCTTAAATATTCTTTCCCATTAGGATATGTTGAAAAATGAAATTCGGATTGTACCTTGGACTAAAACAGGGAAGTGGATTCTTTTTTTGATCATTTAATCCAAAAGAAATTTTTAAAAAAATCCAACCAATCAATAGATTACTATGTTTACTACATAAATTTACTTAAATCCGGATAACCACTAACAGCCCATGCGCCATCAACTATTAGACTAGCACCATTTACATATGAAGCATCTTCGCTAACAAGAAATAATGCAGGACCTGCCATTTCATCTGGATTACCTGCACGTCGCATCGGTATACGTTCCATGTATGCATCATTTATTGCTTCAACATTTGTTAACCCACTTGTTAATGGAGTAGCGACCAATCCAGGTAGTATAGTATTTACACGAATATTGTGCTGTGCAAGTTCTAAAGCAGCATTTTTCGTTAACATTTCAACACCAGCTTTTGCAGATGAGTATGCCGCTCCGTAGAACATTGGTACATGAGCATTTAGCGAAGCTACATTTACAATAGCTCCTCCCCCATGTTCTTTCATATACTTAGCTTCGTGTTTTAAAGATAAAAATACACCTTTTAAGCATAAGTCTACTGTAAAATCCCAGTCTTCTTCACTTTGATCGACTATTGCACCAGCTTTTGATGCTCCCGCAACATTAAATGCATAATCAAGTCCTCCAAACGCATCAACTGTTTTCTGCACAAGAGTTTCAATATCCTCTTCCTTTGTTACATTGGTTACACAACCAATTACTTTCCCTTTATGAGCCGCTTCCATTTCTTTTAATTTTTCACGATTCAAATCTGCAACAGCCACTTTCACATTAGCGTTTAGTAAGCGTTGAACAATGGCATATCCGATCCCTGACGCACCGCCTGTCACGATTGCTATTTTACCTGATAAATTCCCCATTTTTTAATCCCCCTTAATTGTCGAATGGTTTTAATTACTTGAAGTTTTAACTAATATTTTCGCTTGTTTTTTATCGTTGATTAATTGATTAAATCCTTCCTCGACAATGTCTTTAAGGTCAATTTTTTTAGTAATTACTGATTTTACATCTAATCTTCCTGTCGCAATCATATCAATCACTTCCGGGAATACATGTCGATAGGCAAGTGTTGAAGTGATATCTGCCGCTTTAAACATTAATTGTCCCATATTTATTGCAACTGGTTTTGCAAATACAGCAATCGCCATAACTTGTCCACCTTGTTTAACCGAAGCAACCGCATTTGTCATCGTTGGCTGCACTCCCGCACATTCATACGCAACGCTGACACCACCATTTGTTAATTGATGAATCGTTTCAACAATATCACTACGCATTCCATTAATAATCGTAGTTGCACCTAATTCTTTCGCTTTTTCAAGTCGTTCCTCTGATAAGTCAACGACAATGATTTTTGTTGCTCCTGCTGCTTTAGCTGATAATAACGTTAATAATCCGATTGGTCCCGCTCCAAAAATAGCTACTGAATCCCCAGGTTTGAGCTTACTTTCTCTAACAGCATAAAAAGAAACAGCTGTCGGCTCAACTAACGCTCCTTCTTCGAAAGAAACATGATCTGGAAGAACATGAACCATATTCTCATCAACAATTACATATTCTGCAAAACCACCATCACGATTCAATCCGACAAACCCCACTTTGTTGCATTGGTTATAATATCCTCTTTTACAAGCATAACATTCGCCGCAATATATTAATGGTTCGATAGCAACTCTTTCACCTGCATGATGGCTTGTCACATCATCAGCTACCTCAACGATGGTTCCTGAAAATTCATGTCCAAGTGTAAGTGGTGGTTTTTGTCCGCTAATTGGATGCGGTTCTGAAGATAAACCATGCGAATAAGCATGAAGATCACTTCCGCAAATACCAGCCCATTCAACTTTCACTTTTATTTGACCTGATGTAACTTTTGGCTCTTGTACTTGTTCTACACGTACATCATTAATATTATGCCAAACTGCTGCTTTCATTTTTATCATCTCCATTAACTTTCTATAGAATTATTATAACAGTTTGACTAGTTAAGTTATAGTTAATATAATTTAACTTTAATTAACTATTACTTAAGGATATGATTTCATGAACATTGAACAACTCACTTATATTGTTGAAGTTGCAAAAACAAAATCGTTAGCAAAAGCAGCGGAAATTTTAAATATTAGTCAATCAGGATTAAGCCAAGCAATCTCACGCTTAGAGTCTGAGCTTAATATAAAATTATTTATTCGGAGCAGAACGGGAGCTGTCACTACTAAGGAAGGAGATGCAATAATAGAAAAAGCGCAAGATGCACTTTATGCCTTATATCAGATTAAGGCTGAAGCTAAACACCAATTAAACAACATAAACGACTTGCTTAGAATATCTGCGATCCCCGGTTTAGCAGGTCCCATTATCGACACTTATATTTTATTGAAACAAAAGGAATCTACCTTAAAAATTGAAGTCAACGAAAAAGCAAGTATGGAAATTATTGAAGATATTAAGGATGATAAAACTGATATTGGTTTTATAGCAATTAATAAAGCAAGTATCGATCTCGTTTCTGATCTTCATTTTATACCTGTAATGAATGGGAAAATTTCGGTATATACATCAATAGATTCACCTTTAG encodes:
- a CDS encoding SDR family NAD(P)-dependent oxidoreductase translates to MGNLSGKIAIVTGGASGIGYAIVQRLLNANVKVAVADLNREKLKEMEAAHKGKVIGCVTNVTKEEDIETLVQKTVDAFGGLDYAFNVAGASKAGAIVDQSEEDWDFTVDLCLKGVFLSLKHEAKYMKEHGGGAIVNVASLNAHVPMFYGAAYSSAKAGVEMLTKNAALELAQHNIRVNTILPGLVATPLTSGLTNVEAINDAYMERIPMRRAGNPDEMAGPALFLVSEDASYVNGASLIVDGAWAVSGYPDLSKFM
- a CDS encoding 2,3-butanediol dehydrogenase, which encodes MKAAVWHNINDVRVEQVQEPKVTSGQIKVKVEWAGICGSDLHAYSHGLSSEPHPISGQKPPLTLGHEFSGTIVEVADDVTSHHAGERVAIEPLIYCGECYACKRGYYNQCNKVGFVGLNRDGGFAEYVIVDENMVHVLPDHVSFEEGALVEPTAVSFYAVRESKLKPGDSVAIFGAGPIGLLTLLSAKAAGATKIIVVDLSEERLEKAKELGATTIINGMRSDIVETIHQLTNGGVSVAYECAGVQPTMTNAVASVKQGGQVMAIAVFAKPVAINMGQLMFKAADITSTLAYRHVFPEVIDMIATGRLDVKSVITKKIDLKDIVEEGFNQLINDKKQAKILVKTSSN
- a CDS encoding LysR family transcriptional regulator — its product is MNIEQLTYIVEVAKTKSLAKAAEILNISQSGLSQAISRLESELNIKLFIRSRTGAVTTKEGDAIIEKAQDALYALYQIKAEAKHQLNNINDLLRISAIPGLAGPIIDTYILLKQKESTLKIEVNEKASMEIIEDIKDDKTDIGFIAINKASIDLVSDLHFIPVMNGKISVYTSIDSPLANTMERMTVDLLKTQKFVLYKDEYVQNFINNFQRLYGPIDVFFKTTNLDVITKAVMELGAVTIGHDISAVFNHSFPSDTVKAIEIADLSDTSFRFGWLKKHDNKLSNEAKHYIEEVNKMLWRQQ